From a single Apium graveolens cultivar Ventura chromosome 2, ASM990537v1, whole genome shotgun sequence genomic region:
- the LOC141707632 gene encoding phospholipid--sterol O-acyltransferase-like isoform X2: MKIRVLVLGFLVIGALYSCAVNGRALSGNYGKLSGIIIPGFASTQLRAWSILDCPFSPLDFNPLDLVWLDSTKLLSAVNCWLKCMLLDPYTQSDNPECKSRADTGLSAITEIDPGYITGPLSSVWKDWIKWCIEFGIEANAIIPAPYDWRLSPLKLEERDLYFHKLKLAFETALKHRGGPSIVFAHSLGNNVFRYFLEWLKLEIAPKAYIHWLDEHIHAYFAVGSPFLGSVQMIESTLSGVTFGLPVSEGTARLMSNSFASTLWMLPFSKYCRSDNMYRKHLAGNSKKGQKVYHCDVDKLKCNFSGWPTNVVNIEIPFRGGDAYSSFLDAAQGNLSSMECGLSNLLSFSAHEVSDGTFFEAIKDYDPDSKRVLYQLNNSYHSDPILNPLTPWERPPLKNIFCIYGVDSKTEVGYYFAPSGKPYPDNWIITDVIYEIEGSLYSRSGNLVSGNPGATSGDETVPYNSLSWCKTWLGPKVNITRAPQSEHDGSDIQVQLNVEHIHEGDVVANMTRSPKVKYITYFEDSANLPGKKTAVWELDKANHRNIVRSPVLMRELWLEMWNDIHPNKTTDFVTKAKRGPLRDEDCYWDYGKARCAWSENCEYRYVFGDVHLGQSCRLRSSSLNLLANYV, translated from the exons ATGAAAATACGAGTACTTGTATTGGGTTTTCTTGTCATCGGAGCTCTATACAGCTGCGCCGTCAACGGCAGAGCTTTATCCGGAAATTACGGAAAGCTATCGGGTATAATTATACCTGGGTTTGCTTCCACCCAGCTCAGAGCTTGGTCTATTTTGGATTGTCCATTCTCTCCACTTGATTTCAATCCTCTTGATTTAGTTTGGCTCGACTCCACCAAa CTTCTTTCTGCTGTGAATTGCTGGCTTAAGTGTATGCTTTTGGACCCTTACACCCAATCAGATAACCCTGAGTGCAAGTCTCGCGCTGACACTGGTCTTTCTGCAATTACGGAGATTGATCCAGGTTATATTACAG GTCCTCTTTCATCTGTGTGGAAAGATTGGATTAAGTGGTGCATTGAGTTTGGAATTGAGGCCAATGCAATAATTCCTGCTCCATATGACTGGAGGCTATCACCATTAAAGCTTGAGGAGCGAGACCTCTACTTTCACAAGCTAAA GCTCGCTTTTGAAACTGCACTTAAACACCGTGGCGGTCCCTCAATAGTTTTTGCTCATTCACTGGGCAACAATGTCTTCAGGTACTTTTTGGAGTGGCTGAAGCTTGAAATTGCACCCAAAGCATACATTCATTGGCTGGATGAACACATACATGCTTATTTTGCTGTTG GATCACCTTTTCTTGGTTCAGTTCAGATGATTGAATCAACACTTTCTGGAGTGACATTTGGTCTTCCTGTTTCTGAG GGGACAGCTCGATTGATGTCCAATTCATTTGCCTCTACACTTTGGATGCTGCCATTTTCAAAGTATTGTAGGTCTGATAATATGTACAGAAAGCATCTAGCTGGTAATAGCAAAAAAGGCCAAAAAGTGTACCATTGTGATGTAGACAAATTAAAGTGCAATTTTTCTGGGTGGCCAACTAATGTTGTCAACATTGAGATTCCTTTTCGGg GAGGTGATGCTTATTCATCCTTTTTAGATGCTGCACAGGGAAACTTGTCTAGCATGGAATGCGGACTGTCAAACCTACTATCCTTCTCTGCCCATGAAGTATCAGATGGGACATTTTTCGAAGCAATAAAAGATTATGATCCTGATAGTAAAAGGGTCCTGTACCAACTTAATAA TTCGTATCATAGTGATCCGATTCTTAATCCACTAACACCTTGGGAAAGACCTCCTTTAAAGAACATCTTTTGCATCTACGGAGTTGATTCAAAAACTGAG GTTGGATATTATTTTGCACCAAGTGGCAAGCCTTACCCTGATAACTGGATCATAACTGATGTGATATATGAGATTGAAGGATCTTTATATTCCAG GTCGGGTAATCTTGTTAGTGGAAATCCAGGAGCAACAAGTGGTGACGAAACG GTGCCTTATAATTCCCTGTCTTGGTGCAAGACTTGGCTGGGGCCAAAAGTGAATATAACAAGGGCTCCACAG TCGGAACATGATGGATCAGACATACAGGTGCAGCTAAATGTTGAACACATTCACGAGGGGGATGTTGTTGCAAACATGACAAGGTCTCCGAAGGTTAAGTACATAACCTATTTTGAAGATTCTGCAAATCTTCCAGGAAAGAAGACAGCCGTTTGGGAACTTGATAAAG CAAATCACAGAAATATCGTGAGATCCCCAGTTTTGATGCGGGAACTGTGGCTTGAGATGTGGAATGATATTCATCCAAATAAAACAACAGATTTTGTCACAAAAG CTAAGCGTGGACCATTAAGAGACGAAGACTGCTACTGGGATTATGGGAAAGCTCGTTGTGCCTGGTCGGAGAATTGCGAATATAG GTATGTGTTTGGAGATGTTCACCTGGGTCAGAGCTGCAGGCTTAGGAGTTCTTCACTCAATCTTCTTGCAAATTATGTATAA
- the LOC141707632 gene encoding phospholipid--sterol O-acyltransferase-like isoform X4 codes for MKIRVLVLGFLVIGALYSCAVNGRALSGNYGKLSGIIIPGFASTQLRAWSILDCPFSPLDFNPLDLVWLDSTKLLSAVNCWLKCMLLDPYTQSDNPECKSRADTGLSAITEIDPGYITGPLSSVWKDWIKWCIEFGIEANAIIPAPYDWRLSPLKLEERDLYFHKLKLAFETALKHRGGPSIVFAHSLGNNVFRYFLEWLKLEIAPKAYIHWLDEHIHAYFAVGSPFLGSVQMIESTLSGVTFGLPVSEGTARLMSNSFASTLWMLPFSKYCRSDNMYRKHLAGNSKKGQKVYHCDVDKLKCNFSGWPTNVVNIEIPFRAGGDAYSSFLDAAQGNLSSMECGLSNLLSFSAHEVSDGTFFEAIKDYDPDSKRVLYQLNNSYHSDPILNPLTPWERPPLKNIFCIYGVDSKTEVGYYFAPSGKPYPDNWIITDVIYEIEGSLYSRSGNLVSGNPGATSGDETVPYNSLSWCKTWLGPKVNITRAPQVQLNVEHIHEGDVVANMTRSPKVKYITYFEDSANLPGKKTAVWELDKANHRNIVRSPVLMRELWLEMWNDIHPNKTTDFVTKAKRGPLRDEDCYWDYGKARCAWSENCEYRYVFGDVHLGQSCRLRSSSLNLLANYV; via the exons ATGAAAATACGAGTACTTGTATTGGGTTTTCTTGTCATCGGAGCTCTATACAGCTGCGCCGTCAACGGCAGAGCTTTATCCGGAAATTACGGAAAGCTATCGGGTATAATTATACCTGGGTTTGCTTCCACCCAGCTCAGAGCTTGGTCTATTTTGGATTGTCCATTCTCTCCACTTGATTTCAATCCTCTTGATTTAGTTTGGCTCGACTCCACCAAa CTTCTTTCTGCTGTGAATTGCTGGCTTAAGTGTATGCTTTTGGACCCTTACACCCAATCAGATAACCCTGAGTGCAAGTCTCGCGCTGACACTGGTCTTTCTGCAATTACGGAGATTGATCCAGGTTATATTACAG GTCCTCTTTCATCTGTGTGGAAAGATTGGATTAAGTGGTGCATTGAGTTTGGAATTGAGGCCAATGCAATAATTCCTGCTCCATATGACTGGAGGCTATCACCATTAAAGCTTGAGGAGCGAGACCTCTACTTTCACAAGCTAAA GCTCGCTTTTGAAACTGCACTTAAACACCGTGGCGGTCCCTCAATAGTTTTTGCTCATTCACTGGGCAACAATGTCTTCAGGTACTTTTTGGAGTGGCTGAAGCTTGAAATTGCACCCAAAGCATACATTCATTGGCTGGATGAACACATACATGCTTATTTTGCTGTTG GATCACCTTTTCTTGGTTCAGTTCAGATGATTGAATCAACACTTTCTGGAGTGACATTTGGTCTTCCTGTTTCTGAG GGGACAGCTCGATTGATGTCCAATTCATTTGCCTCTACACTTTGGATGCTGCCATTTTCAAAGTATTGTAGGTCTGATAATATGTACAGAAAGCATCTAGCTGGTAATAGCAAAAAAGGCCAAAAAGTGTACCATTGTGATGTAGACAAATTAAAGTGCAATTTTTCTGGGTGGCCAACTAATGTTGTCAACATTGAGATTCCTTTTCGGg CAGGAGGTGATGCTTATTCATCCTTTTTAGATGCTGCACAGGGAAACTTGTCTAGCATGGAATGCGGACTGTCAAACCTACTATCCTTCTCTGCCCATGAAGTATCAGATGGGACATTTTTCGAAGCAATAAAAGATTATGATCCTGATAGTAAAAGGGTCCTGTACCAACTTAATAA TTCGTATCATAGTGATCCGATTCTTAATCCACTAACACCTTGGGAAAGACCTCCTTTAAAGAACATCTTTTGCATCTACGGAGTTGATTCAAAAACTGAG GTTGGATATTATTTTGCACCAAGTGGCAAGCCTTACCCTGATAACTGGATCATAACTGATGTGATATATGAGATTGAAGGATCTTTATATTCCAG GTCGGGTAATCTTGTTAGTGGAAATCCAGGAGCAACAAGTGGTGACGAAACG GTGCCTTATAATTCCCTGTCTTGGTGCAAGACTTGGCTGGGGCCAAAAGTGAATATAACAAGGGCTCCACAG GTGCAGCTAAATGTTGAACACATTCACGAGGGGGATGTTGTTGCAAACATGACAAGGTCTCCGAAGGTTAAGTACATAACCTATTTTGAAGATTCTGCAAATCTTCCAGGAAAGAAGACAGCCGTTTGGGAACTTGATAAAG CAAATCACAGAAATATCGTGAGATCCCCAGTTTTGATGCGGGAACTGTGGCTTGAGATGTGGAATGATATTCATCCAAATAAAACAACAGATTTTGTCACAAAAG CTAAGCGTGGACCATTAAGAGACGAAGACTGCTACTGGGATTATGGGAAAGCTCGTTGTGCCTGGTCGGAGAATTGCGAATATAG GTATGTGTTTGGAGATGTTCACCTGGGTCAGAGCTGCAGGCTTAGGAGTTCTTCACTCAATCTTCTTGCAAATTATGTATAA
- the LOC141707632 gene encoding phospholipid--sterol O-acyltransferase-like isoform X1 has product MKIRVLVLGFLVIGALYSCAVNGRALSGNYGKLSGIIIPGFASTQLRAWSILDCPFSPLDFNPLDLVWLDSTKLLSAVNCWLKCMLLDPYTQSDNPECKSRADTGLSAITEIDPGYITGPLSSVWKDWIKWCIEFGIEANAIIPAPYDWRLSPLKLEERDLYFHKLKLAFETALKHRGGPSIVFAHSLGNNVFRYFLEWLKLEIAPKAYIHWLDEHIHAYFAVGSPFLGSVQMIESTLSGVTFGLPVSEGTARLMSNSFASTLWMLPFSKYCRSDNMYRKHLAGNSKKGQKVYHCDVDKLKCNFSGWPTNVVNIEIPFRAGGDAYSSFLDAAQGNLSSMECGLSNLLSFSAHEVSDGTFFEAIKDYDPDSKRVLYQLNNSYHSDPILNPLTPWERPPLKNIFCIYGVDSKTEVGYYFAPSGKPYPDNWIITDVIYEIEGSLYSRSGNLVSGNPGATSGDETVPYNSLSWCKTWLGPKVNITRAPQSEHDGSDIQVQLNVEHIHEGDVVANMTRSPKVKYITYFEDSANLPGKKTAVWELDKANHRNIVRSPVLMRELWLEMWNDIHPNKTTDFVTKAKRGPLRDEDCYWDYGKARCAWSENCEYRYVFGDVHLGQSCRLRSSSLNLLANYV; this is encoded by the exons ATGAAAATACGAGTACTTGTATTGGGTTTTCTTGTCATCGGAGCTCTATACAGCTGCGCCGTCAACGGCAGAGCTTTATCCGGAAATTACGGAAAGCTATCGGGTATAATTATACCTGGGTTTGCTTCCACCCAGCTCAGAGCTTGGTCTATTTTGGATTGTCCATTCTCTCCACTTGATTTCAATCCTCTTGATTTAGTTTGGCTCGACTCCACCAAa CTTCTTTCTGCTGTGAATTGCTGGCTTAAGTGTATGCTTTTGGACCCTTACACCCAATCAGATAACCCTGAGTGCAAGTCTCGCGCTGACACTGGTCTTTCTGCAATTACGGAGATTGATCCAGGTTATATTACAG GTCCTCTTTCATCTGTGTGGAAAGATTGGATTAAGTGGTGCATTGAGTTTGGAATTGAGGCCAATGCAATAATTCCTGCTCCATATGACTGGAGGCTATCACCATTAAAGCTTGAGGAGCGAGACCTCTACTTTCACAAGCTAAA GCTCGCTTTTGAAACTGCACTTAAACACCGTGGCGGTCCCTCAATAGTTTTTGCTCATTCACTGGGCAACAATGTCTTCAGGTACTTTTTGGAGTGGCTGAAGCTTGAAATTGCACCCAAAGCATACATTCATTGGCTGGATGAACACATACATGCTTATTTTGCTGTTG GATCACCTTTTCTTGGTTCAGTTCAGATGATTGAATCAACACTTTCTGGAGTGACATTTGGTCTTCCTGTTTCTGAG GGGACAGCTCGATTGATGTCCAATTCATTTGCCTCTACACTTTGGATGCTGCCATTTTCAAAGTATTGTAGGTCTGATAATATGTACAGAAAGCATCTAGCTGGTAATAGCAAAAAAGGCCAAAAAGTGTACCATTGTGATGTAGACAAATTAAAGTGCAATTTTTCTGGGTGGCCAACTAATGTTGTCAACATTGAGATTCCTTTTCGGg CAGGAGGTGATGCTTATTCATCCTTTTTAGATGCTGCACAGGGAAACTTGTCTAGCATGGAATGCGGACTGTCAAACCTACTATCCTTCTCTGCCCATGAAGTATCAGATGGGACATTTTTCGAAGCAATAAAAGATTATGATCCTGATAGTAAAAGGGTCCTGTACCAACTTAATAA TTCGTATCATAGTGATCCGATTCTTAATCCACTAACACCTTGGGAAAGACCTCCTTTAAAGAACATCTTTTGCATCTACGGAGTTGATTCAAAAACTGAG GTTGGATATTATTTTGCACCAAGTGGCAAGCCTTACCCTGATAACTGGATCATAACTGATGTGATATATGAGATTGAAGGATCTTTATATTCCAG GTCGGGTAATCTTGTTAGTGGAAATCCAGGAGCAACAAGTGGTGACGAAACG GTGCCTTATAATTCCCTGTCTTGGTGCAAGACTTGGCTGGGGCCAAAAGTGAATATAACAAGGGCTCCACAG TCGGAACATGATGGATCAGACATACAGGTGCAGCTAAATGTTGAACACATTCACGAGGGGGATGTTGTTGCAAACATGACAAGGTCTCCGAAGGTTAAGTACATAACCTATTTTGAAGATTCTGCAAATCTTCCAGGAAAGAAGACAGCCGTTTGGGAACTTGATAAAG CAAATCACAGAAATATCGTGAGATCCCCAGTTTTGATGCGGGAACTGTGGCTTGAGATGTGGAATGATATTCATCCAAATAAAACAACAGATTTTGTCACAAAAG CTAAGCGTGGACCATTAAGAGACGAAGACTGCTACTGGGATTATGGGAAAGCTCGTTGTGCCTGGTCGGAGAATTGCGAATATAG GTATGTGTTTGGAGATGTTCACCTGGGTCAGAGCTGCAGGCTTAGGAGTTCTTCACTCAATCTTCTTGCAAATTATGTATAA
- the LOC141707632 gene encoding phospholipid--sterol O-acyltransferase-like isoform X3 — MKIRVLVLGFLVIGALYSCAVNGRALSGNYGKLSGIIIPGFASTQLRAWSILDCPFSPLDFNPLDLVWLDSTKLLSAVNCWLKCMLLDPYTQSDNPECKSRADTGLSAITEIDPGYITGPLSSVWKDWIKWCIEFGIEANAIIPAPYDWRLSPLKLEERDLYFHKLKLAFETALKHRGGPSIVFAHSLGNNVFRFYQGSKAHSLIRLCAVNLISGSPFLGSVQMIESTLSGVTFGLPVSEGTARLMSNSFASTLWMLPFSKYCRSDNMYRKHLAGNSKKGQKVYHCDVDKLKCNFSGWPTNVVNIEIPFRAGGDAYSSFLDAAQGNLSSMECGLSNLLSFSAHEVSDGTFFEAIKDYDPDSKRVLYQLNNSYHSDPILNPLTPWERPPLKNIFCIYGVDSKTEVGYYFAPSGKPYPDNWIITDVIYEIEGSLYSRSGNLVSGNPGATSGDETVPYNSLSWCKTWLGPKVNITRAPQSEHDGSDIQVQLNVEHIHEGDVVANMTRSPKVKYITYFEDSANLPGKKTAVWELDKANHRNIVRSPVLMRELWLEMWNDIHPNKTTDFVTKAKRGPLRDEDCYWDYGKARCAWSENCEYRYVFGDVHLGQSCRLRSSSLNLLANYV; from the exons ATGAAAATACGAGTACTTGTATTGGGTTTTCTTGTCATCGGAGCTCTATACAGCTGCGCCGTCAACGGCAGAGCTTTATCCGGAAATTACGGAAAGCTATCGGGTATAATTATACCTGGGTTTGCTTCCACCCAGCTCAGAGCTTGGTCTATTTTGGATTGTCCATTCTCTCCACTTGATTTCAATCCTCTTGATTTAGTTTGGCTCGACTCCACCAAa CTTCTTTCTGCTGTGAATTGCTGGCTTAAGTGTATGCTTTTGGACCCTTACACCCAATCAGATAACCCTGAGTGCAAGTCTCGCGCTGACACTGGTCTTTCTGCAATTACGGAGATTGATCCAGGTTATATTACAG GTCCTCTTTCATCTGTGTGGAAAGATTGGATTAAGTGGTGCATTGAGTTTGGAATTGAGGCCAATGCAATAATTCCTGCTCCATATGACTGGAGGCTATCACCATTAAAGCTTGAGGAGCGAGACCTCTACTTTCACAAGCTAAA GCTCGCTTTTGAAACTGCACTTAAACACCGTGGCGGTCCCTCAATAGTTTTTGCTCATTCACTGGGCAACAATGTCTTCAG GTTTTATCAGGGAAGTAAAGCACACAGTTTAATCAGACTTTGTGCTGTTAATCTGATTTCAGGATCACCTTTTCTTGGTTCAGTTCAGATGATTGAATCAACACTTTCTGGAGTGACATTTGGTCTTCCTGTTTCTGAG GGGACAGCTCGATTGATGTCCAATTCATTTGCCTCTACACTTTGGATGCTGCCATTTTCAAAGTATTGTAGGTCTGATAATATGTACAGAAAGCATCTAGCTGGTAATAGCAAAAAAGGCCAAAAAGTGTACCATTGTGATGTAGACAAATTAAAGTGCAATTTTTCTGGGTGGCCAACTAATGTTGTCAACATTGAGATTCCTTTTCGGg CAGGAGGTGATGCTTATTCATCCTTTTTAGATGCTGCACAGGGAAACTTGTCTAGCATGGAATGCGGACTGTCAAACCTACTATCCTTCTCTGCCCATGAAGTATCAGATGGGACATTTTTCGAAGCAATAAAAGATTATGATCCTGATAGTAAAAGGGTCCTGTACCAACTTAATAA TTCGTATCATAGTGATCCGATTCTTAATCCACTAACACCTTGGGAAAGACCTCCTTTAAAGAACATCTTTTGCATCTACGGAGTTGATTCAAAAACTGAG GTTGGATATTATTTTGCACCAAGTGGCAAGCCTTACCCTGATAACTGGATCATAACTGATGTGATATATGAGATTGAAGGATCTTTATATTCCAG GTCGGGTAATCTTGTTAGTGGAAATCCAGGAGCAACAAGTGGTGACGAAACG GTGCCTTATAATTCCCTGTCTTGGTGCAAGACTTGGCTGGGGCCAAAAGTGAATATAACAAGGGCTCCACAG TCGGAACATGATGGATCAGACATACAGGTGCAGCTAAATGTTGAACACATTCACGAGGGGGATGTTGTTGCAAACATGACAAGGTCTCCGAAGGTTAAGTACATAACCTATTTTGAAGATTCTGCAAATCTTCCAGGAAAGAAGACAGCCGTTTGGGAACTTGATAAAG CAAATCACAGAAATATCGTGAGATCCCCAGTTTTGATGCGGGAACTGTGGCTTGAGATGTGGAATGATATTCATCCAAATAAAACAACAGATTTTGTCACAAAAG CTAAGCGTGGACCATTAAGAGACGAAGACTGCTACTGGGATTATGGGAAAGCTCGTTGTGCCTGGTCGGAGAATTGCGAATATAG GTATGTGTTTGGAGATGTTCACCTGGGTCAGAGCTGCAGGCTTAGGAGTTCTTCACTCAATCTTCTTGCAAATTATGTATAA
- the LOC141707632 gene encoding phospholipid--sterol O-acyltransferase-like isoform X7: MKIRVLVLGFLVIGALYSCAVNGRALSGNYGKLSGIIIPGFASTQLRAWSILDCPFSPLDFNPLDLVWLDSTKLLSAVNCWLKCMLLDPYTQSDNPECKSRADTGLSAITEIDPGYITGPLSSVWKDWIKWCIEFGIEANAIIPAPYDWRLSPLKLEERDLYFHKLKLAFETALKHRGGPSIVFAHSLGNNVFRYFLEWLKLEIAPKAYIHWLDEHIHAYFAVGSPFLGSVQMIESTLSGVTFGLPVSEGNLSSMECGLSNLLSFSAHEVSDGTFFEAIKDYDPDSKRVLYQLNNSYHSDPILNPLTPWERPPLKNIFCIYGVDSKTEVGYYFAPSGKPYPDNWIITDVIYEIEGSLYSRSGNLVSGNPGATSGDETVPYNSLSWCKTWLGPKVNITRAPQSEHDGSDIQVQLNVEHIHEGDVVANMTRSPKVKYITYFEDSANLPGKKTAVWELDKANHRNIVRSPVLMRELWLEMWNDIHPNKTTDFVTKAKRGPLRDEDCYWDYGKARCAWSENCEYRYVFGDVHLGQSCRLRSSSLNLLANYV, translated from the exons ATGAAAATACGAGTACTTGTATTGGGTTTTCTTGTCATCGGAGCTCTATACAGCTGCGCCGTCAACGGCAGAGCTTTATCCGGAAATTACGGAAAGCTATCGGGTATAATTATACCTGGGTTTGCTTCCACCCAGCTCAGAGCTTGGTCTATTTTGGATTGTCCATTCTCTCCACTTGATTTCAATCCTCTTGATTTAGTTTGGCTCGACTCCACCAAa CTTCTTTCTGCTGTGAATTGCTGGCTTAAGTGTATGCTTTTGGACCCTTACACCCAATCAGATAACCCTGAGTGCAAGTCTCGCGCTGACACTGGTCTTTCTGCAATTACGGAGATTGATCCAGGTTATATTACAG GTCCTCTTTCATCTGTGTGGAAAGATTGGATTAAGTGGTGCATTGAGTTTGGAATTGAGGCCAATGCAATAATTCCTGCTCCATATGACTGGAGGCTATCACCATTAAAGCTTGAGGAGCGAGACCTCTACTTTCACAAGCTAAA GCTCGCTTTTGAAACTGCACTTAAACACCGTGGCGGTCCCTCAATAGTTTTTGCTCATTCACTGGGCAACAATGTCTTCAGGTACTTTTTGGAGTGGCTGAAGCTTGAAATTGCACCCAAAGCATACATTCATTGGCTGGATGAACACATACATGCTTATTTTGCTGTTG GATCACCTTTTCTTGGTTCAGTTCAGATGATTGAATCAACACTTTCTGGAGTGACATTTGGTCTTCCTGTTTCTGAG GGAAACTTGTCTAGCATGGAATGCGGACTGTCAAACCTACTATCCTTCTCTGCCCATGAAGTATCAGATGGGACATTTTTCGAAGCAATAAAAGATTATGATCCTGATAGTAAAAGGGTCCTGTACCAACTTAATAA TTCGTATCATAGTGATCCGATTCTTAATCCACTAACACCTTGGGAAAGACCTCCTTTAAAGAACATCTTTTGCATCTACGGAGTTGATTCAAAAACTGAG GTTGGATATTATTTTGCACCAAGTGGCAAGCCTTACCCTGATAACTGGATCATAACTGATGTGATATATGAGATTGAAGGATCTTTATATTCCAG GTCGGGTAATCTTGTTAGTGGAAATCCAGGAGCAACAAGTGGTGACGAAACG GTGCCTTATAATTCCCTGTCTTGGTGCAAGACTTGGCTGGGGCCAAAAGTGAATATAACAAGGGCTCCACAG TCGGAACATGATGGATCAGACATACAGGTGCAGCTAAATGTTGAACACATTCACGAGGGGGATGTTGTTGCAAACATGACAAGGTCTCCGAAGGTTAAGTACATAACCTATTTTGAAGATTCTGCAAATCTTCCAGGAAAGAAGACAGCCGTTTGGGAACTTGATAAAG CAAATCACAGAAATATCGTGAGATCCCCAGTTTTGATGCGGGAACTGTGGCTTGAGATGTGGAATGATATTCATCCAAATAAAACAACAGATTTTGTCACAAAAG CTAAGCGTGGACCATTAAGAGACGAAGACTGCTACTGGGATTATGGGAAAGCTCGTTGTGCCTGGTCGGAGAATTGCGAATATAG GTATGTGTTTGGAGATGTTCACCTGGGTCAGAGCTGCAGGCTTAGGAGTTCTTCACTCAATCTTCTTGCAAATTATGTATAA
- the LOC141707632 gene encoding phospholipid--sterol O-acyltransferase-like isoform X6 — protein MLSIGQLLSAVNCWLKCMLLDPYTQSDNPECKSRADTGLSAITEIDPGYITGPLSSVWKDWIKWCIEFGIEANAIIPAPYDWRLSPLKLEERDLYFHKLKLAFETALKHRGGPSIVFAHSLGNNVFRYFLEWLKLEIAPKAYIHWLDEHIHAYFAVGSPFLGSVQMIESTLSGVTFGLPVSEGTARLMSNSFASTLWMLPFSKYCRSDNMYRKHLAGNSKKGQKVYHCDVDKLKCNFSGWPTNVVNIEIPFRAGGDAYSSFLDAAQGNLSSMECGLSNLLSFSAHEVSDGTFFEAIKDYDPDSKRVLYQLNNSYHSDPILNPLTPWERPPLKNIFCIYGVDSKTEVGYYFAPSGKPYPDNWIITDVIYEIEGSLYSRSGNLVSGNPGATSGDETVPYNSLSWCKTWLGPKVNITRAPQSEHDGSDIQVQLNVEHIHEGDVVANMTRSPKVKYITYFEDSANLPGKKTAVWELDKANHRNIVRSPVLMRELWLEMWNDIHPNKTTDFVTKAKRGPLRDEDCYWDYGKARCAWSENCEYRYVFGDVHLGQSCRLRSSSLNLLANYV, from the exons ATGCTATCTATTGGGCAGCTTCTTTCTGCTGTGAATTGCTGGCTTAAGTGTATGCTTTTGGACCCTTACACCCAATCAGATAACCCTGAGTGCAAGTCTCGCGCTGACACTGGTCTTTCTGCAATTACGGAGATTGATCCAGGTTATATTACAG GTCCTCTTTCATCTGTGTGGAAAGATTGGATTAAGTGGTGCATTGAGTTTGGAATTGAGGCCAATGCAATAATTCCTGCTCCATATGACTGGAGGCTATCACCATTAAAGCTTGAGGAGCGAGACCTCTACTTTCACAAGCTAAA GCTCGCTTTTGAAACTGCACTTAAACACCGTGGCGGTCCCTCAATAGTTTTTGCTCATTCACTGGGCAACAATGTCTTCAGGTACTTTTTGGAGTGGCTGAAGCTTGAAATTGCACCCAAAGCATACATTCATTGGCTGGATGAACACATACATGCTTATTTTGCTGTTG GATCACCTTTTCTTGGTTCAGTTCAGATGATTGAATCAACACTTTCTGGAGTGACATTTGGTCTTCCTGTTTCTGAG GGGACAGCTCGATTGATGTCCAATTCATTTGCCTCTACACTTTGGATGCTGCCATTTTCAAAGTATTGTAGGTCTGATAATATGTACAGAAAGCATCTAGCTGGTAATAGCAAAAAAGGCCAAAAAGTGTACCATTGTGATGTAGACAAATTAAAGTGCAATTTTTCTGGGTGGCCAACTAATGTTGTCAACATTGAGATTCCTTTTCGGg CAGGAGGTGATGCTTATTCATCCTTTTTAGATGCTGCACAGGGAAACTTGTCTAGCATGGAATGCGGACTGTCAAACCTACTATCCTTCTCTGCCCATGAAGTATCAGATGGGACATTTTTCGAAGCAATAAAAGATTATGATCCTGATAGTAAAAGGGTCCTGTACCAACTTAATAA TTCGTATCATAGTGATCCGATTCTTAATCCACTAACACCTTGGGAAAGACCTCCTTTAAAGAACATCTTTTGCATCTACGGAGTTGATTCAAAAACTGAG GTTGGATATTATTTTGCACCAAGTGGCAAGCCTTACCCTGATAACTGGATCATAACTGATGTGATATATGAGATTGAAGGATCTTTATATTCCAG GTCGGGTAATCTTGTTAGTGGAAATCCAGGAGCAACAAGTGGTGACGAAACG GTGCCTTATAATTCCCTGTCTTGGTGCAAGACTTGGCTGGGGCCAAAAGTGAATATAACAAGGGCTCCACAG TCGGAACATGATGGATCAGACATACAGGTGCAGCTAAATGTTGAACACATTCACGAGGGGGATGTTGTTGCAAACATGACAAGGTCTCCGAAGGTTAAGTACATAACCTATTTTGAAGATTCTGCAAATCTTCCAGGAAAGAAGACAGCCGTTTGGGAACTTGATAAAG CAAATCACAGAAATATCGTGAGATCCCCAGTTTTGATGCGGGAACTGTGGCTTGAGATGTGGAATGATATTCATCCAAATAAAACAACAGATTTTGTCACAAAAG CTAAGCGTGGACCATTAAGAGACGAAGACTGCTACTGGGATTATGGGAAAGCTCGTTGTGCCTGGTCGGAGAATTGCGAATATAG GTATGTGTTTGGAGATGTTCACCTGGGTCAGAGCTGCAGGCTTAGGAGTTCTTCACTCAATCTTCTTGCAAATTATGTATAA